A section of the Ciceribacter thiooxidans genome encodes:
- the phoB gene encoding phosphate regulon transcriptional regulator PhoB produces the protein MQPRIVVVEDEEALSVLLRYNLEAEGYEVETIPRGDEAELRLQERVPDLLLLDWMLPGVSGIELCRRLRMRPETERLPVIMLTARGEESERVRGLATGADDYVVKPFSTPELMARVKAMLRRARPEVLSSVLRCGDIELDRETHRVHRKSREVRLGPTEFRLLEFLMSSPGRVFSRSQLLDGVWGHDIYVDERTVDVHVGRLRKALNFSNMQDVIRTVRGAGYSMEA, from the coding sequence ATGCAGCCAAGAATAGTGGTGGTCGAAGACGAAGAGGCGCTGAGCGTACTCCTTCGTTACAATCTGGAAGCCGAAGGCTACGAGGTGGAGACGATTCCGCGCGGCGACGAGGCGGAACTGCGTCTCCAGGAAAGGGTTCCCGATCTCCTGCTGCTGGACTGGATGCTGCCGGGCGTCTCCGGGATTGAACTCTGCCGCAGGCTGCGGATGCGGCCGGAAACCGAACGCCTGCCGGTCATCATGCTGACGGCGCGCGGCGAGGAGAGCGAGCGGGTGCGCGGTCTCGCCACGGGGGCTGATGACTACGTCGTCAAGCCGTTTTCCACGCCGGAACTGATGGCGCGCGTCAAGGCGATGCTGCGGCGCGCGCGTCCCGAGGTGCTCTCGAGTGTCCTTCGCTGCGGCGACATCGAGCTTGACCGGGAGACGCACCGCGTTCATCGCAAGAGCCGCGAGGTTCGCCTCGGCCCGACCGAATTCCGGTTGCTGGAGTTCCTGATGTCGTCGCCCGGCCGCGTCTTCTCCCGATCGCAGCTTCTGGACGGCGTATGGGGGCACGACATCTATGTCGACGAACGCACCGTCGATGTCCATGTCGGACGCCTGCGCAAGGCGCTCAACTTTTCCAACATGCAGGACGTCATCCGCACCGTGCGCGGGGCAGGCTACTCGATGGAGGCCTGA
- the pstB gene encoding phosphate ABC transporter ATP-binding protein PstB, whose protein sequence is MTTTTKAATMNDSKISARKVQVFYGDKHAIKDVDIEIPPRSVTAFIGPSGCGKSTFLRCLNRMNDTIANCRVEGHISIDGENIYDPKVDPVQLRAKVGMVFQKPNPFPKSIYENVAYGPRIHGLARKKSDMDDIVASALQKAGLWNEVKDRLDAPGTGLSGGQQQRLCIARAVAVSPEVILMDEPCSALDPIATAKVEELIHELRANYTIVIVTHSMQQAARVSQRTAMFHLGELVEENDTDKMFTNPDDQRTQDYIMGRFG, encoded by the coding sequence ATGACGACCACGACGAAGGCTGCAACGATGAACGACTCGAAGATCTCGGCCCGCAAGGTTCAGGTGTTCTATGGCGACAAGCACGCGATCAAGGACGTTGACATCGAGATACCGCCGCGTTCGGTCACCGCCTTCATCGGACCTTCCGGCTGCGGCAAGTCGACCTTCCTGCGCTGCCTGAACCGCATGAACGACACGATCGCCAACTGCCGCGTCGAAGGACACATCTCCATCGACGGGGAGAACATCTACGATCCCAAGGTGGATCCGGTTCAACTGCGCGCCAAGGTCGGCATGGTGTTTCAGAAGCCGAATCCGTTCCCGAAATCGATCTATGAGAACGTCGCCTACGGCCCGCGCATTCATGGGCTCGCTCGCAAGAAGTCGGACATGGACGACATCGTCGCGTCGGCATTGCAGAAAGCCGGCCTCTGGAATGAAGTGAAGGATCGCCTCGATGCGCCCGGCACCGGGCTTTCGGGTGGCCAGCAGCAACGTCTCTGTATCGCCCGCGCCGTCGCCGTCAGCCCCGAGGTCATCCTGATGGACGAACCTTGTTCGGCACTCGATCCGATCGCGACCGCCAAGGTCGAGGAACTGATCCACGAGCTTCGCGCGAACTACACGATCGTCATCGTGACCCACTCCATGCAGCAGGCGGCGCGTGTGTCGCAGCGCACGGCGATGTTCCATCTCGGTGAGCTCGTCGAAGAAAACGATACCGACAAGATGTTCACCAATCCCGACGATCAGCGCACGCAGGACTACATCATGGGCCGCTTCGGCTGA
- a CDS encoding Hsp33 family molecular chaperone translates to MADKATELGEFGFAGDDRVVPFQVEGLDVRGRAVQLGPLVNTILARHDYPAPVARLLAEAMVLTVLIGTSLKFQGKFTVQTKSNGPVDLLVVDFSTPEDVRAYARFDEDALKTAVEEDRTSPEALLGEGVLAFTIDQGSFMQPYQGIVPLDGTSLEEIAGVYFRQSEQIPTRVRLGVAEFFDRDEEGHPRRGWRAGGLIAQFLPEAPERMRQPDLHGGDGDDGEYVFSEDDAWSEAQVLVDTVDADELTDPQIGIERLLFRLFHERGVRVYQPQPVFDRCSCSREKIKGVLKSFSDEEIEESQEDGAITVTCEFCSTTYRYEAAEVREV, encoded by the coding sequence ATGGCAGACAAGGCCACTGAACTCGGCGAATTCGGTTTCGCCGGAGATGACCGTGTTGTTCCGTTTCAGGTGGAAGGTCTCGATGTGCGTGGCCGGGCCGTGCAGCTCGGCCCGCTGGTCAACACCATTCTCGCGCGGCACGACTATCCGGCGCCCGTCGCCCGCCTTCTGGCGGAGGCGATGGTCCTCACGGTCCTGATCGGTACGTCATTGAAATTTCAGGGTAAATTTACGGTACAGACGAAGAGCAACGGGCCGGTGGATCTCCTGGTCGTCGACTTCTCGACGCCGGAAGACGTGCGCGCCTATGCCCGCTTCGACGAGGATGCACTGAAAACGGCAGTCGAGGAAGACAGGACTTCACCGGAGGCCCTGCTCGGTGAAGGCGTGCTTGCATTCACCATCGACCAGGGCAGCTTCATGCAGCCTTACCAGGGCATCGTGCCTCTCGACGGTACCTCGCTCGAGGAGATTGCCGGGGTCTACTTCCGTCAGTCGGAACAGATTCCGACGCGGGTGCGTCTCGGCGTCGCCGAGTTCTTCGATCGCGACGAGGAGGGACATCCGCGCCGCGGCTGGCGGGCTGGAGGGCTGATTGCCCAGTTCTTGCCCGAGGCGCCGGAACGGATGCGCCAGCCGGACCTGCATGGTGGTGACGGTGACGACGGCGAGTATGTCTTTTCGGAGGACGATGCCTGGTCGGAAGCGCAGGTGCTCGTCGACACCGTCGACGCCGACGAACTGACCGATCCCCAAATCGGCATAGAGCGCCTCCTGTTCCGTCTATTCCATGAGCGCGGCGTGCGGGTTTACCAGCCGCAGCCGGTCTTCGACCGGTGCAGTTGTTCGCGGGAGAAGATAAAGGGAGTCTTGAAGAGCTTTTCCGACGAGGAGATCGAAGAGAGCCAGGAAGACGGCGCGATCACCGTCACCTGCGAATTCTGCTCGACCACCTACCGCTATGAAGCGGCCGAGGTTCGCGAAGTCTGA
- the apaG gene encoding Co2+/Mg2+ efflux protein ApaG: MYRALTQDIEVSVEPYYLEEQSDPDDGRYVWGYRVAITNHSDRSVRLVNRYWHITDQNGQVDEVTGPGVVGEQPQLRPGDTYEYSSGCPLDTPSGVMFGHYQMETDEGDRFEVAIPAFSLDAPGMLRVLN, from the coding sequence ATGTATCGAGCCCTGACGCAGGATATCGAAGTCAGTGTCGAGCCTTACTACCTCGAAGAGCAGTCCGATCCGGATGACGGACGATACGTCTGGGGATACCGGGTGGCGATCACCAATCACTCGGACAGGTCGGTCCGCCTGGTGAACCGCTACTGGCACATTACCGACCAGAACGGCCAGGTCGACGAGGTCACCGGCCCTGGCGTTGTCGGCGAGCAGCCGCAGCTGAGGCCCGGCGACACCTACGAATACTCCTCGGGTTGCCCGCTCGACACGCCTTCAGGCGTCATGTTCGGCCATTACCAGATGGAAACCGATGAGGGCGACCGCTTCGAGGTGGCTATCCCGGCATTCTCGCTCGACGCGCCGGGCATGCTGCGCGTCCTCAACTGA
- a CDS encoding aspartate aminotransferase family protein has protein sequence MAEATPLYETYLRAPLRFERGEGVWLIAENGERYLDFAAGVAVNALGHAHPHLVEALKAQAGKVWHLSNLYEVPGQETLGERLTNATFADKVFFTNSGAEALECAIKTARRYHFSKGHPEKFHIITFEGAFHGRTLATIAAGGQAKYLEGFGPKAPGFDQVPFGDIEAVKAAITDNTAAILIEPVQGEGGIRTASNEFLRALRQICDEKGLLLILDEVQSGVGRTGKLFAHEWAGITPDIMAVAKGIGGGFPLGACLATAEAASGMKAGTHGSTYGGNPLAMAVGNAVLDVVLADGFLEHVRDVALVFRQGLAALHDRFPDVIEDIRGEGLMLGIKAKVPNAELLQAMRDEHILSVPAGDNVIRLLPPLITTAEEAREGLSRIERAAERVHGAHEKQAAQA, from the coding sequence ATGGCTGAAGCCACGCCGCTTTACGAAACCTACCTGCGCGCGCCTTTGCGTTTCGAGCGCGGCGAAGGGGTTTGGCTGATTGCGGAGAATGGTGAGCGATATCTCGATTTCGCGGCCGGTGTTGCAGTGAATGCGCTCGGTCATGCGCATCCGCATCTCGTCGAGGCCCTGAAGGCGCAGGCCGGAAAGGTCTGGCACCTGTCGAACCTCTATGAGGTGCCGGGCCAGGAGACTCTGGGTGAACGGCTGACGAACGCGACCTTCGCCGACAAGGTGTTCTTCACCAATTCGGGCGCCGAGGCGCTGGAATGCGCGATCAAGACCGCGCGCCGCTATCATTTCTCGAAGGGGCACCCGGAGAAGTTCCACATCATTACCTTCGAGGGTGCCTTCCATGGCCGCACGCTGGCGACGATCGCTGCGGGAGGGCAGGCGAAGTACCTTGAAGGTTTCGGACCCAAGGCACCGGGCTTCGACCAGGTGCCGTTCGGCGATATCGAGGCGGTGAAGGCGGCGATCACCGATAATACGGCTGCAATCCTCATCGAGCCGGTGCAGGGTGAAGGCGGCATTCGTACGGCGTCCAATGAGTTCCTGCGGGCGCTTCGCCAGATCTGCGACGAAAAGGGGCTTCTCCTGATCCTCGACGAAGTCCAGTCGGGCGTCGGGCGCACAGGCAAGCTCTTCGCCCATGAATGGGCCGGCATCACGCCCGATATCATGGCCGTCGCCAAGGGTATCGGTGGCGGCTTTCCTCTGGGTGCCTGTCTTGCCACGGCGGAGGCTGCGTCCGGCATGAAAGCCGGAACGCACGGCTCGACCTACGGCGGCAATCCGTTGGCGATGGCCGTCGGCAACGCCGTGCTCGACGTTGTTCTTGCAGATGGTTTTCTGGAGCACGTGCGAGATGTGGCGCTGGTCTTCCGGCAGGGGCTCGCAGCGCTTCACGACCGCTTCCCCGACGTCATCGAGGATATCCGTGGCGAGGGCCTGATGCTCGGCATCAAGGCGAAGGTACCGAACGCAGAACTGCTGCAGGCCATGCGGGACGAGCACATTCTCAGCGTTCCGGCTGGCGACAATGTCATTCGCCTGCTGCCGCCGCTGATCACGACAGCGGAAGAAGCGCGCGAGGGGCTTTCGCGGATCGAGCGCGCGGCCGAACGGGTGCACGGCGCCCACGAAAAGCAGGCGGCACAAGCCTAA
- a CDS encoding GcrA family cell cycle regulator: MNWTDERVEKLKRLWAEGLSASQIAAQLGGVSRNAVIGKVHRLNLPGRAKSGGGTAPARTPKRPAPTPRPSGFAARVPTRANARPAGGAILKEEGQIGLIQEVRAVTSSNVVIPISRRLGLTELTERTCKWPIGDPMSDEFHFCGCESLDSSPYCSYHAKLAYQPVSERRKAER; this comes from the coding sequence ATGAATTGGACAGATGAGCGCGTCGAAAAACTGAAAAGGCTTTGGGCTGAAGGCCTGAGCGCAAGCCAGATCGCCGCGCAACTCGGCGGAGTCAGCAGGAATGCCGTGATCGGCAAGGTCCACCGTCTGAACCTGCCGGGACGCGCAAAGTCCGGCGGCGGCACGGCACCGGCGCGTACGCCGAAACGCCCGGCACCGACCCCTCGTCCGTCGGGCTTTGCTGCACGCGTTCCCACCCGTGCAAACGCCCGGCCGGCAGGCGGCGCCATACTGAAGGAAGAGGGCCAGATCGGTCTCATCCAAGAGGTCCGCGCCGTAACCTCCTCCAACGTCGTGATTCCGATTTCCCGCCGCCTCGGCCTGACGGAACTCACGGAGCGTACCTGCAAGTGGCCGATCGGCGATCCGATGAGCGACGAGTTCCACTTCTGCGGCTGCGAGTCTCTCGATTCCTCACCCTATTGCAGCTATCACGCGAAGCTCGCCTACCAGCCGGTTTCCGAGCGTCGCAAGGCGGAACGGTAA
- the phoU gene encoding phosphate signaling complex protein PhoU, translating to MSSTHIYSAFDEELKYLMRRISEMGGLAEQMVSDSVRALVQGDSALAHKVISDDVIMDAAEREIGDKAVITIARRQPVASDLREIIGALKIASDLERVGDLGKNNAKRAMAVQSAGIPRKLARGIEHLSELALVQLKEVLDVYSTRSAEKAKSVRDRDDEIDAVYTSLFRELLTYMMEDPRNITSCTHLLFCAKNLERIGDHATNIAETIYYMTTGAQPEGERPKEDLTTDVGVVTE from the coding sequence ATGTCATCGACACACATCTACTCCGCCTTCGACGAAGAACTGAAATACCTGATGCGCCGCATTTCCGAGATGGGCGGACTTGCCGAACAGATGGTGAGCGACAGCGTCCGGGCATTGGTCCAGGGCGACTCCGCGCTTGCGCACAAGGTCATCTCCGACGACGTCATCATGGACGCAGCAGAGCGCGAAATCGGCGACAAGGCTGTCATTACCATCGCCCGTCGTCAGCCCGTCGCCAGTGACCTTCGCGAGATCATCGGAGCGCTCAAGATCGCCAGCGACCTCGAACGGGTCGGCGATCTCGGCAAGAACAACGCCAAGCGCGCCATGGCGGTCCAGAGCGCCGGTATTCCACGCAAGCTGGCTCGCGGGATCGAACATCTCTCCGAGCTCGCGCTCGTTCAGCTGAAGGAAGTTCTCGACGTCTACTCGACCCGATCGGCGGAAAAGGCGAAATCGGTTCGTGACCGCGACGATGAGATCGATGCCGTCTACACGTCCCTGTTCAGGGAGCTGTTGACCTACATGATGGAAGATCCCCGCAACATCACCAGCTGCACGCATCTCCTCTTCTGTGCCAAGAACCTGGAGCGGATCGGCGATCATGCCACCAATATCGCCGAAACCATCTACTACATGACGACCGGGGCCCAGCCGGAAGGCGAGCGACCGAAGGAAGACCTGACGACGGATGTCGGCGTGGTCACCGAGTGA
- the pstA gene encoding phosphate ABC transporter permease PstA has protein sequence MMGRIAVIIGIVALIGLLASILSNGLSSFQQTYVSLDIFLDPAKLDKAGDRNPEAIAKVSTFGYAPLIQKALQDAMAAKGIAGDGVNAKTAAELISKEAPADLRRFVLADPSAIGQTVRFDLLAAGRIDGYYKGRVTMESAKLDRNISPEQLMLADKLKEAGILTTNFNWSFFTAPDASDTRPEAAGLGVAIIGSAYMMLIVFVLSLPLGVAASIYLEEFAPQNRFTDLIEVNISNLAAVPSIVFGILGLAVLINFVGLPQSAPIVGGLVLTLMTLPTIIIATRAALKAVPPSIRDAALGVGASKMQATFHHVLPLAMPGILTGTIIGLARALGETAPLLLIGMVAFVREYPAGPPEGFFDPASALPVQIYNWTQRGDPAFVERASGAIIVLLVFLLMMNLIAIILRRRFERRW, from the coding sequence ATGATGGGACGCATCGCCGTCATCATCGGTATTGTCGCCCTCATCGGGCTGCTGGCGTCGATCCTGTCGAACGGCCTGTCGTCCTTCCAGCAGACATACGTCTCGCTCGACATTTTTCTCGATCCAGCCAAGTTGGACAAGGCGGGCGACCGCAATCCGGAGGCGATCGCCAAGGTATCCACCTTCGGTTATGCGCCGCTGATCCAGAAGGCTCTCCAGGATGCGATGGCCGCGAAAGGTATTGCTGGCGACGGCGTCAATGCAAAGACAGCCGCAGAACTGATCTCCAAGGAAGCCCCGGCCGATCTGCGCAGGTTCGTCCTTGCCGATCCTTCGGCGATCGGCCAGACCGTCCGTTTCGATCTTCTCGCCGCCGGCCGTATCGATGGCTATTACAAGGGCCGCGTGACGATGGAGAGCGCCAAGCTCGACCGGAACATATCGCCCGAGCAGTTGATGCTGGCGGACAAGCTGAAGGAAGCGGGCATTCTGACGACCAACTTTAACTGGTCGTTCTTCACGGCACCGGACGCTTCCGATACGCGTCCGGAAGCCGCCGGTCTCGGTGTCGCCATCATCGGCTCCGCCTATATGATGCTCATCGTTTTCGTACTGTCACTGCCGCTTGGGGTTGCTGCCTCGATCTACCTGGAGGAATTCGCTCCGCAGAACAGGTTCACGGATCTGATCGAGGTGAATATCTCCAATCTTGCGGCGGTGCCTTCGATCGTGTTCGGTATTCTTGGCCTCGCGGTCCTCATCAACTTCGTGGGTTTGCCGCAGTCGGCGCCGATCGTCGGCGGCCTCGTACTGACGCTGATGACGTTGCCGACCATCATCATAGCCACGCGCGCGGCGCTGAAGGCAGTGCCGCCGTCGATCCGCGATGCAGCTCTCGGCGTCGGTGCGTCGAAGATGCAGGCGACCTTCCATCATGTATTGCCTTTGGCGATGCCGGGTATCCTCACAGGAACGATCATCGGTCTGGCTCGCGCCCTCGGGGAGACGGCGCCATTGCTGCTCATCGGCATGGTGGCGTTCGTCCGTGAGTATCCGGCCGGGCCACCAGAAGGCTTCTTCGACCCGGCATCCGCTCTTCCGGTCCAGATCTACAACTGGACGCAACGCGGCGACCCGGCCTTCGTGGAGCGCGCGTCCGGTGCGATCATCGTGCTTCTCGTATTTCTGCTGATGATGAACCTGATCGCGATCATTCTTCGCCGCCGCTTCGAGCGCCGTTGGTAA
- the argF gene encoding ornithine carbamoyltransferase: MVSPKHFLDLSAVSSHDLRTIMDDARVRKQATKSGTADKPLAGKMLAMIFEKPSTRTRVSFDVGMRQLGGETLFLSGTEMQLGRAETIGDTAKVLSRFVDAIMIRTTDHSRLLEMAEHATVPVINALTDSTHPCQIMADIMTFEEHRGPVKGKTLAWTGDGNNVLHSLVEGAARFGYRMNMAVPLGSEPDDKYLNWARDNGGEVMLCHEAERAVEGADAVITDTWISMNQEHKARGHNVFQPYQVNGALMAHAKPDALFMHCLPAHRGEEVTDEVIDGPQSVVFDEAENRLHAQKSILAWCLGAI, encoded by the coding sequence ATGGTATCTCCGAAGCATTTCCTCGACCTCTCGGCCGTTTCGTCCCACGATTTGCGCACCATCATGGATGACGCCCGTGTGCGGAAGCAGGCGACCAAATCCGGAACGGCGGACAAGCCGCTTGCCGGCAAGATGCTTGCGATGATCTTCGAAAAGCCGTCCACCCGCACGCGTGTGTCTTTCGACGTCGGTATGCGCCAGCTCGGTGGCGAGACCCTCTTCCTTTCCGGCACGGAAATGCAGCTCGGCCGTGCCGAAACGATCGGCGACACCGCAAAGGTCCTTTCGCGCTTCGTGGATGCGATCATGATCCGCACGACCGATCATTCGCGTCTCCTGGAGATGGCGGAGCACGCGACGGTTCCCGTCATCAACGCGCTGACCGACAGCACGCATCCCTGCCAGATCATGGCCGACATCATGACCTTCGAGGAGCATCGCGGTCCGGTGAAGGGCAAGACGCTCGCCTGGACCGGAGACGGCAACAATGTCCTGCATTCGCTCGTGGAAGGAGCCGCCCGCTTCGGCTACCGGATGAACATGGCCGTACCGCTCGGGTCCGAGCCGGACGACAAGTACCTCAACTGGGCGCGCGACAATGGCGGTGAAGTCATGCTTTGCCACGAGGCGGAGCGCGCCGTGGAAGGTGCTGACGCCGTCATTACCGATACCTGGATTTCGATGAACCAGGAGCACAAGGCCAGGGGGCACAACGTCTTCCAGCCCTACCAGGTGAACGGAGCGTTGATGGCGCATGCAAAGCCGGATGCCCTCTTCATGCATTGCCTGCCCGCACACCGCGGCGAAGAGGTCACCGACGAGGTGATCGACGGTCCGCAGTCCGTCGTGTTCGACGAGGCAGAGAACCGGCTGCACGCGCAGAAATCGATCCTCGCCTGGTGCCTTGGTGCGATCTGA
- a CDS encoding substrate-binding domain-containing protein, whose protein sequence is MNTLKLSLAAMVASVAFAGAAAARDQIQIAGSSTVLPYASIVAEAFGENTDFPTPVVESGGSGAGRKKLCEGVGENTIDIANSSSRIKQSDIDNCAKNGVKEIQEVRIGYDGIVFASDINGAEFAFTPADWHMALAAKVVKDGQLVDNPYKKWNEIRADLPDQEILAFVPGTKHGTREVFDEKVIIDGCKEDGALEALKAANGGDEKAAEKACMALRTDGVSVDIDGDYTETLSRIDANKNAIGVFGLSFYQNNTDKLRVATMSGVTPSVETIAKGEYPVSRPLYFYVKNAHLDVIPGLQEYIEFFVSDEMAGPDGPLAAYGLVPDPELAKTQAAVKARTPMGALN, encoded by the coding sequence ATGAACACCCTGAAACTTTCCCTGGCGGCAATGGTCGCTTCGGTCGCATTTGCCGGCGCAGCTGCTGCTCGTGACCAGATTCAGATCGCCGGTTCTTCGACCGTTCTGCCTTACGCTTCGATCGTCGCTGAAGCCTTTGGCGAAAACACCGATTTCCCCACCCCGGTCGTCGAGTCCGGTGGTTCGGGCGCTGGCCGCAAGAAGCTCTGCGAAGGCGTCGGTGAAAACACCATCGACATTGCCAACTCTTCTTCGCGCATCAAGCAGTCGGACATCGATAACTGCGCCAAGAACGGCGTGAAGGAAATCCAGGAAGTTCGCATCGGCTACGACGGCATTGTCTTCGCCTCCGACATCAACGGTGCCGAATTTGCCTTCACCCCGGCCGACTGGCACATGGCGCTTGCTGCCAAGGTCGTCAAGGACGGCCAGCTCGTCGACAATCCGTACAAGAAGTGGAACGAGATCCGTGCCGACCTGCCGGATCAGGAAATCCTTGCCTTCGTCCCGGGCACCAAGCATGGCACCCGCGAAGTGTTCGATGAGAAGGTCATCATCGATGGCTGTAAGGAAGACGGCGCCTTGGAAGCACTCAAGGCAGCCAACGGCGGTGATGAAAAGGCCGCCGAGAAGGCTTGTATGGCGCTGCGCACCGACGGTGTCTCGGTCGATATCGACGGTGACTACACCGAGACGCTGTCTCGTATCGATGCCAACAAGAATGCTATCGGCGTATTCGGTCTGTCCTTCTACCAGAACAATACCGACAAGCTGCGCGTCGCCACGATGTCCGGCGTAACGCCGTCCGTGGAAACGATCGCCAAGGGTGAATATCCGGTTTCGCGTCCGCTCTACTTCTACGTCAAGAACGCTCACCTCGACGTGATCCCTGGCCTGCAGGAATACATCGAGTTCTTCGTCTCCGACGAAATGGCCGGTCCGGACGGCCCGCTGGCGGCATACGGCCTGGTTCCCGACCCGGAACTCGCCAAGACCCAGGCGGCCGTAAAGGCTCGCACGCCGATGGGTGCGTTGAACTAA
- the pstC gene encoding phosphate ABC transporter permease subunit PstC, whose protein sequence is MSPGIVVLVVAAISAVGYVLGRRRAVSLAARERAKLHSLPAYYGQTVALFAAVPALVVLVAWLVVQPLLIETRVSDMIPDSAIPEGGARSLVMADVRRIADGLDAVLARGGISESELSQMQADVTDVRGLLAGIGVALGNDVPPPVFEAAKSYRQISKTGNIVAGALALALSVGFALWAYRRIAVDLRARNISERFVRALLVSASTIAILTTIGIIASLFFETYSFFKIYPARDFFFSTVWNPQFRGGSDLGILPLLWGTFYISLVALVVAVPLGLMIAIYLAEYAGPSVRSLVKPAIEVLAGIPTIVYGLFALVTVGPFLRDWIAQPLGLGNSSSSVLTAGIVMGIMIIPFVSSLSDDIINAVPQSLRDGSYALGATQSETIRQVVFPAALPGIVGAVLLAASRAIGETMIVVLGAGATARLSLNPFEAMTTVTVKIVSQLTGDTEFASPETLVAFALGLTLFVLTLGLNVLALYIVRKYREQYE, encoded by the coding sequence ATGAGTCCGGGCATCGTTGTCCTTGTCGTGGCGGCAATTTCGGCCGTCGGGTATGTTCTCGGTCGGCGCCGAGCCGTGTCTCTCGCGGCGCGTGAGCGGGCTAAGCTTCACTCACTTCCCGCCTATTATGGTCAGACCGTCGCGCTGTTCGCGGCCGTTCCCGCCCTTGTCGTGCTTGTCGCGTGGTTGGTCGTTCAGCCTCTACTGATCGAAACGCGCGTCAGCGACATGATCCCCGACAGCGCAATACCGGAAGGCGGGGCGCGCAGCCTGGTCATGGCTGACGTCCGCCGGATTGCGGATGGCCTTGACGCGGTGCTGGCGCGCGGCGGCATCAGCGAGAGCGAGCTTTCGCAGATGCAGGCGGATGTCACCGACGTCCGCGGTCTTCTGGCCGGGATTGGTGTGGCTCTCGGTAACGACGTTCCGCCGCCGGTGTTTGAGGCGGCGAAGTCCTACCGTCAGATTTCCAAGACCGGCAACATCGTCGCCGGCGCCTTGGCCTTGGCCCTTTCGGTCGGTTTTGCTCTCTGGGCGTATCGCCGCATCGCGGTTGATCTGCGGGCGCGAAACATCAGCGAGCGTTTCGTTCGGGCCTTGCTTGTTTCAGCGTCGACGATCGCCATTCTCACGACGATCGGCATTATCGCGTCGCTGTTCTTCGAGACGTACTCTTTCTTCAAGATCTATCCGGCCCGGGACTTCTTCTTTTCCACCGTCTGGAACCCTCAGTTCCGTGGTGGTTCTGACCTTGGCATCCTGCCGCTGCTCTGGGGCACCTTCTACATTTCGCTGGTGGCGCTCGTCGTCGCCGTTCCGCTCGGCCTGATGATCGCGATATATCTCGCTGAATATGCTGGACCGTCCGTGCGCAGCCTGGTCAAGCCTGCCATCGAAGTGCTCGCCGGTATCCCGACGATCGTCTACGGTCTCTTTGCGCTCGTGACCGTCGGACCGTTTCTGCGCGACTGGATCGCGCAGCCCCTTGGGCTTGGAAATTCCTCATCTTCGGTGCTGACGGCTGGCATCGTCATGGGGATCATGATTATCCCCTTCGTGAGCTCCCTGTCCGACGATATTATCAACGCTGTCCCTCAGTCGCTGCGCGACGGTTCCTACGCTCTTGGTGCCACGCAGTCGGAGACAATCAGGCAGGTCGTGTTTCCGGCGGCCCTGCCGGGCATCGTGGGTGCGGTACTCCTGGCCGCGAGCCGCGCGATTGGCGAAACGATGATCGTGGTGCTCGGCGCAGGCGCGACCGCCAGGCTTTCACTCAATCCGTTCGAGGCGATGACGACGGTGACTGTGAAGATCGTCAGCCAGCTGACGGGCGACACCGAATTTGCCAGCCCCGAGACGCTGGTTGCCTTCGCCCTCGGCCTTACCTTGTTTGTCCTGACGCTCGGGCTGAACGTGCTGGCCCTCTACATCGTGCGCAAATACCGGGAGCAGTACGAATGA